One genomic region from Bos javanicus breed banteng chromosome 14, ARS-OSU_banteng_1.0, whole genome shotgun sequence encodes:
- the MROH1 gene encoding maestro heat-like repeat-containing protein family member 1 isoform X9, with amino-acid sequence MSETYAKRLSAILLDAVTDKDPQMQEQVCGALCDFGESKPAEVLSACEEHLRLHEKLAHPYRTIILRAMEIVVSNHISELDKDTARAIILLASNEMTKVKELVSDWQQAASSVLVAVGRRFISSVMEELLSKFQPGLLPHPCTVHTLASLSVSNVFGVVPFLTSILSTMLPMLGAAKHDSMKVVFCCALQRFSESILEYLANLDQAPDPTVRKDAFASDIFGAYDILFHQWLQSGGAKLRLAVVEALGPMSHLLPSEKLEEQLPKLLPRVLAFYKKHTETVHVSKSLGQILEAAVSVGSRTLDIHLNSLLAALHAQICVPVESSSPLVMSNQKEVLRCFTVLACCSPDRLLAFLLPKLDTSNERTRVGTLQVLRHVINAAAAQMEVKKPVILSSMKLPLLDTNNKVKRAVVQVVSAMAHRGYLEQPGGKAMVEYIVQQCALPPEAEIQKLGADSEALAADSVRAISVSTLYLVSTTVDRMGEVLWPYLLEFLVPIRFTRALSPLCRSLVHLAQKRQEAGAHAPLIQYNGNVHLPSPYAITTRLLVEHCGPGRWWRPQLCLLQAVSSYPYVGDGRGAASLRLLNVLHQDIHPALGQRWVTAIPLLLEHLDEYSEETLSQKEWEEKLLVFLRDSLAVVSDNTWVCHLTLEMCKQLPNYNGTPLEKNFLYKCVGTTLGAASSKVVRKHLRELLETARYQEEREHEGLACCFGICAISHLDDTLAQLDDFVKSDVLRKSAGIFNLFKNRSESEANKVRSALILCYGHVAAGAPRELLLARVEADLFWNMSQCFSTKVLGIKVETQDPALRLSLVQSVCMATQAICSSAHGSSFHLSRKAELVAQMVEFIRAEPPDSLKTPIWKKAMLACTYLVTLEPALEEQVQADLIHSCLHRVMAVLPEPEEGDSPQEVSAAPTVGGDPQELLLFQSLYLDTVQVLKDLLTSLLLWNMTPLGLQVMVEHLSPWIKSPRGHERVRAVGLSACLLQFFLQHLQISALVPFHNLGLLIGLFSPRCADLWPATRREAVSCIHSLLYLQLTCVGFSRDYQDDVAEQLLSLKDGLVHPDPAILFHTCHSIAQLIAKRLPPDQLINLLLTLFESLGDPDKNCSRAASVMINCLLKERGNMLQEKVPEIVSVLRSKLQETREEHILQAAQHSVFALATHHCASVVSNLLGSPLPFDSHTCTLWRALALEPGLAAQVLGLLLEKISKDVLFEESQAFLLSSTPDRVATLLPLAATCALHEVASAPASGPAVLELYPQLFVALLLRVSCTMGVQPPRQLQAKERRSASSGLASRSLEPCSSAVDALQAVLVRGGNEDVVQCMELDGGWQLLRTSAGHEEGVTRLASAMAKFAGPRLPLVMKLLFTTQSSMYEVQRVTSTAFLAEPCPLSDQGPVLPGALGRVWWSAHLCPQLLSSNVVNDLMLLESLLYNLMARQKDTSARVRRLVLHGLANITLGSPDKVQTHSPQLLTAMIGGLDDGDDPHSLVALEAMVGLARLMDLVDAWDLHAVLLHIAVRIRPFFDSERMELRSVSIGLFGHLNKACRGDCKDVFLEQVVGGLVPLLLHLRDPHAPVVTACRFALRMCGPNLECEELAAVFQRHLQEGHDLHFGEFLNTTCKHLMRHFPDLLGRLLSTSLFYYKSSWEDVRAAAPMLTGFLVLHMEAEQRPQVDLEQLLTALQLLLKDPALKVRLKAVKTLGRLVKFA; translated from the exons GGCTGTCCGCCATCCTGCTGGACGCTGTCACTGACAAGGACCCTCAGATGCAGGAGCAGGTATGTGGCGCCCTGTGCGACTTCGGAGAGTCGAAGCCAGCGGAGGTTCTTAGCGCCTGCGAGGAGCACCTGCGGCTGCACGAAAAG CTAGCTCATCCATACCGGACGATAATCCTAAGGGCCATGGAGATAGTCGTGAGCAATCACATCAGCGAGCTGGACAAGGACACGGCCAGGGCCATCATCCTCCTGGCCTCCAATGAGATGACCAAAGTGAAG GAGCTGGTCTCTGATTGGCAGCAAGCCGCCAGCAGCGTCCTGGTGGCGGTGGGAAGGCGGTTCATCAGCAGCGTGATGGAGGAGCTGCTGAGCAAGTTCCAGCCTGGGCTTCTGCCACACCCCTGCACCGTGCACACGCTCGCCAGCCTCTCTGTCTCCAATG TGTTTGGCGTGGTGCCCTTCCTGACGTCCATCCTCAGCACCATGCTGCCCATGCTGGGCGCAGCCAAGCACGACTCAATGAAAGTAGTGTTCTGCTGTG CCCTGCAGCGCTTCAGTGAGAGTATCCTAGAATACTTGGCCAACCTGGATCAGGCCCCAGACCCCACAGTCAGAAAGGACGCCTTTGCCTCAGACATCTTTGGTGCTTACGACATCCTTTTCCACCAGTGGCTACAGAGTGGGGGAGCGAAG CTGCGGCTTGCAGTGGTGGAGGCCCTGGGGCCCATGAGCCACCTCCTCCCCAGCGAGAAGCTGGAGGAGCAGCTCCCCAAGCTGCTGCCCAGGGTTCTTGCCTTCTACAAGAAGCACACCGAGACCGTCCATGTGTCCAAG AGCCTCGGCCAGATCCTGGAGGCAGCCGTGAGTGTGGGCAGCCGCACTCTGGACATCCACCTCAACTCTCTCCTTGCCGCTCTGCATGCTCAG ATCTGTGTGCCCGTGGAGTCGTCCAGCCCGCTGGTGATGAGCAACCAGAAGGAGGTGCTGCGCTGCTTCACCGTGCTGG CCTGCTGCTCGCCGGACCGCCTGCTGGCCTTCCTGCTGCCCAAGCTGGACACCAGCAATGAGAGGACCCGTGTGGGCACCCTGCAGGTTCTGAGGCACGTCATCAACGCGGCGG CTGCTCAGATGGAAGTTAAGAAACCCGTCATTCTCTCTTCCATGAAGCTCCCTCTTCTGGACACCAACAACAAG GTGAAGCGGGCGGTGGTGCAGGTGGTCAGTGCCATGGCCCACCGCGGCTACCTGGAGCAGCCTGGCGGCAAGGCCATGGTCGAGTACATCGTGCAGCAGTGCGCTCTGCCCCCCGAGGCTGAG ATTCAGAAGCTGGGTGCCGACAGTGAGGCCCTGGCGGCCGATAGCGTGAGGGCCATCAGCGTCAGCACTCTCTACCTGGTCAGCACCACTGTGGACAGGATGGGCGAG GTCCTCTGGCCGTACCTGCTTGAGTTCCTGGTCCCCATTCGCTTCACCAGGGCACTGAGCCCACTCTGCAGGAGCCTTGTGCACTTGGCCCAGAAGAGGCAGGAGGCGGGGGCCCATGCTCCCCTCATCCAGTACAACGGCAACG TGCACCTCCCGTCTCCCTACGCCATCACCACCAGACTCCTG GTGGAGCACTGTGGCCCAGGACGCTGGTGGAGACCCCAACTCTGCCTTCTGCAGGCCGTGTCTTCCTATCCCTACGTGGGGGACGGTCGCGGGGCAGCCTCGCTGCGCCTCTTGAATGTCTTGCATCAGGACATCCACCCGGCCCTGGGTCAGCGGTGGGTGACCGCCATCCCCCTGCTGCTGGAGCACCTGGACG AATACAGTGAAGAAACCCTGTCACAGAAGGAGTGGGAAGAAAAGCTGCTGGTG TTTCTCCGGGATTCCCTGGCTGTCGTGTCTGACAACACCTGGGTCTGCCACCTGACCCTGGAAATGTGCAAGCAGCTACCCAACTACAACGGGACGCCCCTGGAGAAG AACTTCCTGTACAAATGTGTCGGGACCACCCTGGGTGCCGCTTCAAGTAAGGTGGTGAGGAAGCACCTGCGGGAGCTGCTGGAGACGGCCCGATACCAGGAGGAGAGGGAGCACGAG GGCCTTGCCTGTTGCTTTGGGATCTGTGCCATCTCCCACCTGGATGACACCTTGGCCCAGCTGGACGACTTTGTGAAGTCAGACGTACTCAGAAAATCTGCTGGCATTTTCAACCTTTTTAAG AATCGAAGTGAGAGTGAGGCCAACAAAGTGAGGAGTGCGCTGATCCTGTGCTATGGGCACGTGGCAGCCGGGGCCCCGCGCGAGCTGCTGCTGGCCAGGGTGGAGGCGGACTTGTTCTGGAACATGTCCCAGTGCTTCAGCACCAAG GTTCTGGGGATAAAGGTAGAAACCCAG GACCCGGCCCTGAGACTGAGCCTGGTGCAAAGTGTGTGCATGGCCACCCAGGCCATCTGCAGCAGTGCCCACGGCAGCTCCTTCCACCTCTCGAGGAAGGCGGAGCTGGTGGCGCAGATGGTG GAGTTCATCAGAGCGGAGCCCCCAGACTCGCTGAAGACGCCCATTTGGAAGAAGGCCATGCTTGCCTGCACGTACCTGGT TACCCTGGAGCCGGCCCTGGAGGAGCAGGTGCAGGCGGACCTGATTCACAGCTGCCTGCACCGTGTCATGGCTGTGCTGCCGGAGCCAGAggagggggacagcccccaggagGTATCAGCGGCCCCCACAGTAGGGGGGGACCCCCAGGAG cttctcttgttccaGTCCCTGTACCTGGACACCGTGCAGGTCCTCAAGGACTTGCTGACGAGCCTTCTTCTGTGGAACATGACGCCCCTGGGTctgcaggtcatggtggag CACCTGAGCCCATGGATCAAGTCCCCGAGGGGCCACGAGCGGGTGCGGGCGGTCGGCCTGAGTGCCTGCCTGCTGCAGTTCTTCCTTCAACACCTGCAGATCAGC GCCCTGGTGCCCTTCCACAACCTGGGCCTCCTCATTGGCCTCTTCTCCCCACGGTGCGCCGACCTCTGGCCTGCCACTCGCCGAGAGGCTGTGAGCTGCATCCACTCCCTGCTATACCTGCAGCTGACCTGTGTGG GCTTCTCGCGAGACTACCAGGACGACGTGGCTGAGCAGCTCCTCAGCCTCAAAGATGGCCTGGTGCACCCTGACCCTGCCATTCTCTTCCATACCTGCCACAGCATTGCCCAG CTTATTGCCAAGCGCCTCCCTCCAGATCAGCTCATCAACCTCTTGCTAACCTTGTTTGAGAGCCTGGGAGATCCCGACAAGAACTGCTCGCGAGCTGCCAGCGTCATGATCAACTGCCTGCTGAAGGAACGGGGCAACATGCTGCAGGAGAAG GTGCCCGAGATTGTGAGTGTGCTGCGCTCCAAGCTGCAGGAGACCCGAGAGGAGCACATCCTACAGGCCGCACAGCACAGCGTGTTTGCCCTGGCCACCCACCACTGTGCCTCTGTGGTGTCCAACCTTCTGGGCAGCCCCCTGCCCTTTGACAG CCACACCTGCACCCTGTGGCGAGCACTGGCCTTGGAGCCCGGCCTCGCTGCACAGGTCCTGGGGCTGCTCCTGGAGAAGATAAGCAAGGACGTCCTGTTTGAGGAGAGCCAGGCCTTCCTGCTGAGCAGCACGCCGGACCGCGTGGCCACCCTGCTGCCCCtcgca GCCACCTGTGCACTGCACGAGGTCGCATCTGCCCCGGCGTCCGGGCCAGCAGTGCTGGAGCTCTACCCCCAGCTGTTTGTGGCACTGCTGCTGCGGGTCAGCTGCACCATGGGTGTCCAGCCGCCCAGGCAGCTGCAGGCCAAGGAGAGGAGGAGCGCCAGCTCAGGCCTGGCCTCACGGAGCCTCGAGCCTTGCAG CTCTGCGGTGGATGCGCTGCAGGCCGTGCTTGTCCGCGGTGGCAACGAGGATGTGGTACAGTGCATGGAGCTGGACGGGGGCTGGCAGTTGCTCAGGACCTCGGCTGGGCATGAGGAAGGTGTCACCCGGCTGGCCAG TGCCATGGCAAAGTTCGCAGGCCCCCGGCTGCCCCTGGTGATGAAGCTGCTCTTCACCACACAGAGTAGCATGTATGAGGTCCAGAGGGTCACCTCCACAGCCTTCCTGGCTGAG CCATGTCCCCTCAGTGACCAGGGGCCGGTGCTGCCCGGTGCACTTGGGCGGGTGTGGTGGTCAGCACACCTCTGCCCCCAGCTGCTCAGCAGCAATGTGGTGAACGACCTGATGCTCCTGGAGTCGCTGCTGTACAATCTGATGGCACGGCAGAAGGACACGAGCGCCCGCGTGCGGAGGCTGGTGCTCCACGGCCTGGCCAACATCACCTTGGGCTCCCCAGATAAG GTACAGACCCACAGCCCCCAACTCCTGACAGCCATGATCGGTGGGCTGGACGACGGGGACGACCCACACAGCCTGGTGGCGCTGGAGGCCATGGTGGGCCTGGCGAGGCTGATGGACCTGGTGGACGCCTGGGACCTACATGCAGTGCTGCTGCACATTGCTGTCCGCATTCGGCCCTTCTTCGACAGC GAAAGGATGGAGTTACGCTCAGTGTCCATTGGCCTCTTCGGGCACCTCAACAAGGCCTGCCGTGGGGACTGCAAGGACGTGTTCCTGGAGCAGGTTGTGGGCGGCCTGGTGCCCCTTCTGCTGCACCTGCGTGACCCCCACGCACCCGTGGTCACG GCCTGCAGGTTCGCCTTGCGCATGTGCGGCCCCAACCTGGAGTGTGAGGAGCTGGCAGCTGTCTTCCAGAGGCACCTGCAGGAAGGCCATGACCTGCACTTTGGAGAGTTCCTCAACACCACCTGCAAGCACCTG ATGCGCCACTTCCCCGACCTGCTGGGCCGCTTGCTAAGCACCAGTCTGTTCTACTATAAGAGCAGCTGGGAGGATGTCCGTGCTGCTGCCCCCATGCTCACAG GGTTCTTGGTGCTGCACATGGAGGCTGAGCAGCGGCCACAGGTGGACCTGGAGCAGCTCCTCACGG CACTCCAGCTGCTGCTCAAGGACCCAGCCCTTAAGGTGCGCTTGAAGGCTGTGAAGACTCTGGGCCGCTTGGTGAAGTTCGCCTGA
- the MROH1 gene encoding maestro heat-like repeat-containing protein family member 1 isoform X17, with amino-acid sequence MDRLQRFLCSRVLPEKVGRCLLPHQEVCLGSLFSWLLVGGVGCRRRASCVSCVPAPTAGPESVSWRRQGFLTQICVPVESSSPLVMSNQKEVLRCFTVLACCSPDRLLAFLLPKLDTSNERTRVGTLQVLRHVINAAAAQMEVKKPVILSSMKLPLLDTNNKVKRAVVQVVSAMAHRGYLEQPGGKAMVEYIVQQCALPPEAEIQKLGADSEALAADSVRAISVSTLYLVSTTVDRMGEVLWPYLLEFLVPIRFTRALSPLCRSLVHLAQKRQEAGAHAPLIQYNGNVHLPSPYAITTRLLVEHCGPGRWWRPQLCLLQAVSSYPYVGDGRGAASLRLLNVLHQDIHPALGQRWVTAIPLLLEHLDEYSEETLSQKEWEEKLLVFLRDSLAVVSDNTWVCHLTLEMCKQLPNYNGTPLEKNFLYKCVGTTLGAASSKVVRKHLRELLETARYQEEREHEGLACCFGICAISHLDDTLAQLDDFVKSDVLRKSAGIFNLFKNRSESEANKVRSALILCYGHVAAGAPRELLLARVEADLFWNMSQCFSTKVLGIKVETQDPALRLSLVQSVCMATQAICSSAHGSSFHLSRKAELVAQMVEFIRAEPPDSLKTPIWKKAMLACTYLVTLEPALEEQVQADLIHSCLHRVMAVLPEPEEGDSPQEVSAAPTVGGDPQELLLFQSLYLDTVQVLKDLLTSLLLWNMTPLGLQVMVEHLSPWIKSPRGHERVRAVGLSACLLQFFLQHLQISALVPFHNLGLLIGLFSPRCADLWPATRREAVSCIHSLLYLQLTCVGFSRDYQDDVAEQLLSLKDGLVHPDPAILFHTCHSIAQLIAKRLPPDQLINLLLTLFESLGDPDKNCSRAASVMINCLLKERGNMLQEKVPEIVSVLRSKLQETREEHILQAAQHSVFALATHHCASVVSNLLGSPLPFDSHTCTLWRALALEPGLAAQVLGLLLEKISKDVLFEESQAFLLSSTPDRVATLLPLAATCALHEVASAPASGPAVLELYPQLFVALLLRVSCTMGVQPPRQLQAKERRSASSGLASRSLEPCSSAVDALQAVLVRGGNEDVVQCMELDGGWQLLRTSAGHEEGVTRLASAMAKFAGPRLPLVMKLLFTTQSSMYEVQRVTSTAFLAEPCPLSDQGPVLPGALGRVWWSAHLCPQLLSSNVVNDLMLLESLLYNLMARQKDTSARVRRLVLHGLANITLGSPDKVQTHSPQLLTAMIGGLDDGDDPHSLVALEAMVGLARLMDLVDAWDLHAVLLHIAVRIRPFFDSVGPPPAAPGHYSLAHSASCSPFTALRLPGKLGWEGHVTPAVAQERMELRSVSIGLFGHLNKACRGDCKDVFLEQVVGGLVPLLLHLRDPHAPVVTACRFALRMCGPNLECEELAAVFQRHLQEGHDLHFGEFLNTTCKHLMRHFPDLLGRLLSTSLFYYKSSWEDVRAAAPMLTGFLVLHMEAEQRPQVDLEQLLTALQLLLKDPALKVRLKAVKTLGRLVKFA; translated from the exons ATGGACAGACTCCAGCGCTTTCTGTGCTCGCGTGTCCTGCCCGAGAAAGTGGGCCGCTGTCTCCTTCCTCATCAGGAAGTGTGTCTGGGGAGTTTGTTCTCCTggctgctggtgggtggggtggggtgcaggaGGAGGGCCAGCTGTGTGTCCTGCGTCCCCGCCCCAACCGCAGGGCCTGAGAGCGTGTCTTGGCGCAGGCAGGGGTTCCTCACCCAG ATCTGTGTGCCCGTGGAGTCGTCCAGCCCGCTGGTGATGAGCAACCAGAAGGAGGTGCTGCGCTGCTTCACCGTGCTGG CCTGCTGCTCGCCGGACCGCCTGCTGGCCTTCCTGCTGCCCAAGCTGGACACCAGCAATGAGAGGACCCGTGTGGGCACCCTGCAGGTTCTGAGGCACGTCATCAACGCGGCGG CTGCTCAGATGGAAGTTAAGAAACCCGTCATTCTCTCTTCCATGAAGCTCCCTCTTCTGGACACCAACAACAAG GTGAAGCGGGCGGTGGTGCAGGTGGTCAGTGCCATGGCCCACCGCGGCTACCTGGAGCAGCCTGGCGGCAAGGCCATGGTCGAGTACATCGTGCAGCAGTGCGCTCTGCCCCCCGAGGCTGAG ATTCAGAAGCTGGGTGCCGACAGTGAGGCCCTGGCGGCCGATAGCGTGAGGGCCATCAGCGTCAGCACTCTCTACCTGGTCAGCACCACTGTGGACAGGATGGGCGAG GTCCTCTGGCCGTACCTGCTTGAGTTCCTGGTCCCCATTCGCTTCACCAGGGCACTGAGCCCACTCTGCAGGAGCCTTGTGCACTTGGCCCAGAAGAGGCAGGAGGCGGGGGCCCATGCTCCCCTCATCCAGTACAACGGCAACG TGCACCTCCCGTCTCCCTACGCCATCACCACCAGACTCCTG GTGGAGCACTGTGGCCCAGGACGCTGGTGGAGACCCCAACTCTGCCTTCTGCAGGCCGTGTCTTCCTATCCCTACGTGGGGGACGGTCGCGGGGCAGCCTCGCTGCGCCTCTTGAATGTCTTGCATCAGGACATCCACCCGGCCCTGGGTCAGCGGTGGGTGACCGCCATCCCCCTGCTGCTGGAGCACCTGGACG AATACAGTGAAGAAACCCTGTCACAGAAGGAGTGGGAAGAAAAGCTGCTGGTG TTTCTCCGGGATTCCCTGGCTGTCGTGTCTGACAACACCTGGGTCTGCCACCTGACCCTGGAAATGTGCAAGCAGCTACCCAACTACAACGGGACGCCCCTGGAGAAG AACTTCCTGTACAAATGTGTCGGGACCACCCTGGGTGCCGCTTCAAGTAAGGTGGTGAGGAAGCACCTGCGGGAGCTGCTGGAGACGGCCCGATACCAGGAGGAGAGGGAGCACGAG GGCCTTGCCTGTTGCTTTGGGATCTGTGCCATCTCCCACCTGGATGACACCTTGGCCCAGCTGGACGACTTTGTGAAGTCAGACGTACTCAGAAAATCTGCTGGCATTTTCAACCTTTTTAAG AATCGAAGTGAGAGTGAGGCCAACAAAGTGAGGAGTGCGCTGATCCTGTGCTATGGGCACGTGGCAGCCGGGGCCCCGCGCGAGCTGCTGCTGGCCAGGGTGGAGGCGGACTTGTTCTGGAACATGTCCCAGTGCTTCAGCACCAAG GTTCTGGGGATAAAGGTAGAAACCCAG GACCCGGCCCTGAGACTGAGCCTGGTGCAAAGTGTGTGCATGGCCACCCAGGCCATCTGCAGCAGTGCCCACGGCAGCTCCTTCCACCTCTCGAGGAAGGCGGAGCTGGTGGCGCAGATGGTG GAGTTCATCAGAGCGGAGCCCCCAGACTCGCTGAAGACGCCCATTTGGAAGAAGGCCATGCTTGCCTGCACGTACCTGGT TACCCTGGAGCCGGCCCTGGAGGAGCAGGTGCAGGCGGACCTGATTCACAGCTGCCTGCACCGTGTCATGGCTGTGCTGCCGGAGCCAGAggagggggacagcccccaggagGTATCAGCGGCCCCCACAGTAGGGGGGGACCCCCAGGAG cttctcttgttccaGTCCCTGTACCTGGACACCGTGCAGGTCCTCAAGGACTTGCTGACGAGCCTTCTTCTGTGGAACATGACGCCCCTGGGTctgcaggtcatggtggag CACCTGAGCCCATGGATCAAGTCCCCGAGGGGCCACGAGCGGGTGCGGGCGGTCGGCCTGAGTGCCTGCCTGCTGCAGTTCTTCCTTCAACACCTGCAGATCAGC GCCCTGGTGCCCTTCCACAACCTGGGCCTCCTCATTGGCCTCTTCTCCCCACGGTGCGCCGACCTCTGGCCTGCCACTCGCCGAGAGGCTGTGAGCTGCATCCACTCCCTGCTATACCTGCAGCTGACCTGTGTGG GCTTCTCGCGAGACTACCAGGACGACGTGGCTGAGCAGCTCCTCAGCCTCAAAGATGGCCTGGTGCACCCTGACCCTGCCATTCTCTTCCATACCTGCCACAGCATTGCCCAG CTTATTGCCAAGCGCCTCCCTCCAGATCAGCTCATCAACCTCTTGCTAACCTTGTTTGAGAGCCTGGGAGATCCCGACAAGAACTGCTCGCGAGCTGCCAGCGTCATGATCAACTGCCTGCTGAAGGAACGGGGCAACATGCTGCAGGAGAAG GTGCCCGAGATTGTGAGTGTGCTGCGCTCCAAGCTGCAGGAGACCCGAGAGGAGCACATCCTACAGGCCGCACAGCACAGCGTGTTTGCCCTGGCCACCCACCACTGTGCCTCTGTGGTGTCCAACCTTCTGGGCAGCCCCCTGCCCTTTGACAG CCACACCTGCACCCTGTGGCGAGCACTGGCCTTGGAGCCCGGCCTCGCTGCACAGGTCCTGGGGCTGCTCCTGGAGAAGATAAGCAAGGACGTCCTGTTTGAGGAGAGCCAGGCCTTCCTGCTGAGCAGCACGCCGGACCGCGTGGCCACCCTGCTGCCCCtcgca GCCACCTGTGCACTGCACGAGGTCGCATCTGCCCCGGCGTCCGGGCCAGCAGTGCTGGAGCTCTACCCCCAGCTGTTTGTGGCACTGCTGCTGCGGGTCAGCTGCACCATGGGTGTCCAGCCGCCCAGGCAGCTGCAGGCCAAGGAGAGGAGGAGCGCCAGCTCAGGCCTGGCCTCACGGAGCCTCGAGCCTTGCAG CTCTGCGGTGGATGCGCTGCAGGCCGTGCTTGTCCGCGGTGGCAACGAGGATGTGGTACAGTGCATGGAGCTGGACGGGGGCTGGCAGTTGCTCAGGACCTCGGCTGGGCATGAGGAAGGTGTCACCCGGCTGGCCAG TGCCATGGCAAAGTTCGCAGGCCCCCGGCTGCCCCTGGTGATGAAGCTGCTCTTCACCACACAGAGTAGCATGTATGAGGTCCAGAGGGTCACCTCCACAGCCTTCCTGGCTGAG CCATGTCCCCTCAGTGACCAGGGGCCGGTGCTGCCCGGTGCACTTGGGCGGGTGTGGTGGTCAGCACACCTCTGCCCCCAGCTGCTCAGCAGCAATGTGGTGAACGACCTGATGCTCCTGGAGTCGCTGCTGTACAATCTGATGGCACGGCAGAAGGACACGAGCGCCCGCGTGCGGAGGCTGGTGCTCCACGGCCTGGCCAACATCACCTTGGGCTCCCCAGATAAG GTACAGACCCACAGCCCCCAACTCCTGACAGCCATGATCGGTGGGCTGGACGACGGGGACGACCCACACAGCCTGGTGGCGCTGGAGGCCATGGTGGGCCTGGCGAGGCTGATGGACCTGGTGGACGCCTGGGACCTACATGCAGTGCTGCTGCACATTGCTGTCCGCATTCGGCCCTTCTTCGACAGCGTAGGCCCCCCCCCAGCCGCCCCTGGCCATTACAGCCTGGCCCACTCTGCCTCTTGCTCCCCCTTCACTGCCCTGCGGTTGCCCGGGAAGCTGGGCTGGGAGGGCCATGTGACACCTGCTGTTGCCCAGGAAAGGATGGAGTTACGCTCAGTGTCCATTGGCCTCTTCGGGCACCTCAACAAGGCCTGCCGTGGGGACTGCAAGGACGTGTTCCTGGAGCAGGTTGTGGGCGGCCTGGTGCCCCTTCTGCTGCACCTGCGTGACCCCCACGCACCCGTGGTCACG GCCTGCAGGTTCGCCTTGCGCATGTGCGGCCCCAACCTGGAGTGTGAGGAGCTGGCAGCTGTCTTCCAGAGGCACCTGCAGGAAGGCCATGACCTGCACTTTGGAGAGTTCCTCAACACCACCTGCAAGCACCTG ATGCGCCACTTCCCCGACCTGCTGGGCCGCTTGCTAAGCACCAGTCTGTTCTACTATAAGAGCAGCTGGGAGGATGTCCGTGCTGCTGCCCCCATGCTCACAG GGTTCTTGGTGCTGCACATGGAGGCTGAGCAGCGGCCACAGGTGGACCTGGAGCAGCTCCTCACGG CACTCCAGCTGCTGCTCAAGGACCCAGCCCTTAAGGTGCGCTTGAAGGCTGTGAAGACTCTGGGCCGCTTGGTGAAGTTCGCCTGA